A genomic segment from Amphiura filiformis chromosome 10, Afil_fr2py, whole genome shotgun sequence encodes:
- the LOC140162548 gene encoding uncharacterized protein, with protein MRYVASFKCSYCTKQFASFERFKRHKNRHLRSYHGKASAAVTKRLCHWSRLAYKKRYMYTRGRVADVPPSIQSSKNNQYLILEAEHSTSLPNQHCQLIKCDICYLLIPEDKVNKHLKTIHTCTYCGPGYQYIDVESHLTDEHYCVYCKKYLTKNDLKIHQQSEHIACSNCKKFFTKEDIKLHLESVHLHVACVYCKTLFTKEDLKFHLKSEHFCVYCTNYFTNDLKKHLESEHECRYCKSHFLKREALNLHHKLEHLCMPCKRYFTQEDLKLHRQSEHALHKCMYCKKVYLTKEDITHHLESEHTHECPCCKKYFTQDDLPIHKKSEHALCQYCKKYFTKEDITLHFKSEHLCDYCQEYFTKEDLKIHIKSEHLKECTCCKKYFPKDDLPIHQHSEHVLCQYCKKYFTKEDMTLHFKSEHLHECAYCKKCIIKEDLHRHLKLEHLCVYCKQLIKEDLSLHLKSEHLCDFCQKYFTKEDLKIHLMSDNLKKCTCCKKYFPKEDLAIHLQSEHVLCQYCKKYFTKEDLTRHLKFEHVCVYCKKHFTKKEDLKIHVKSDHVILCNYCKNYFIKGDLNRHLTLEHLCDYCQKYFTKDDLKLHLQSEHLKECTCCKNYFPKDDLASHMQSEHLCVYCKKYFPKEDLPNHLQSEHVLCQYCKKYFTKEDIANHLKSEHLCVYCQKHFTKKDLKIHVKSDHVIVIVCEYCKKYVRKEDLHRHLKSDHLCDYCQKYFTKDDLKIHLKSEHLKECTCCKKYFPKDDLASHTQSEHVVCQ; from the coding sequence ATGAGATACGTTGCCAGTTTCAAATGTAGTTATTGCACGAAACAGTTTGCTTCTTTTGAGCGTTTCAAGAGACATAAAAACCGACATCTAAGAAGCTACCATGGCAAAGCATCTGCCGCAGTAACTAAACGTTTGTGTCATTGGAGTAGGCTTGCATATAAGAAGAGATACATGTACACCAGAGGCAGAGTGGCAGACGTGCCACCGTCGATACAAAGCAGTAAAAATAACCAGTACTTAATATTAGAGGCAGAGCATAGCACATCACTTCCAAATCAACACTGTCAGCTTATTAAGTGTGACATTTGCTACCTACTCATACCTGAAGATAAGGTCAATAAACACCTAAAAACTATACATACCTGCACATATTGTGGTCCAGGTTATCAATACATAGATGTGGAAAGTCATCTTACTGATGAGCATTACTGTGTGTATTGTAAGAAGTATTTAACAAAGAATGATCTTAAAATTCATCAGCAGTCGGAGCATATCGCATGTAGCAATTGCAAGAAGTTCTTCACAAAGGAAGATATCAAACTTCATCTTGAGTCTGTGCATTTACATGTTGCATGTGTGTATTGCAAGACGCTTTTCACAAAGGAAGATCTTAAATTTCATCTTAAGTCCGAGCATTTCTGTGTGTATTGCACGAACTATTTTACAAATGATCTAAAAAAGCATCTTGAGTCTGAACATGAATGTAGGTATTGCAAATCGCATTTTTTAAAAAGGGAAGCTCTCAACCTTCATCACAAGTTAGAACATTTATGTATGCCTTGTAAAAGGTATTTCACACAggaagatctcaaacttcatcgACAGTCCGAGCATGCACTACATAAATGTATGTATTGCAAAAAAGTATATTTAACAAAAGAAGACATTACACATCATCTTGAGTCTGAGCATACACATGAATGTCCATGTTGCAAGAAGTATTTTACACAGGATGATCTCCCGATTCACAAGAAGTCCGAGCATGCACTGTGTCagtattgcaagaaatatttcacaaaagaagACATTACACTCCATTTCAAGTCAGAGCATTTATGTGACTACTGCCAGGAATATTTTACAAAGGAAGATCTCAAAATTCATATCAAGTCTGAACATTTAAAGGAATGTACGTGTTGCAAGAAGTATTTTCCAAAGGATGATCTCCCAATTCACCAGCATTCTGAGCATGTACTATGCCAGTATTGtaagaaatatttcacaaaagaagACATGACACTTCAtttcaagtctgagcatttacaTGAGTGTGCCTATTGCAAGAAATGTATTATAAAGGAAGATCTTCATCGTCATCTCAAGTTGGAGCATTTATGTGTTTATTGCAAGCAGTTAATAAAGGAAGATCTCTCTCTTCATCTCAAGTCTGAACATTTATGTGACTTCTGCCAGAAATATTTCACAAAGGAAGATCTCAAAATTCATCTCATGTCTGATAATTTAAAGAAATGTACGTGTTGCAAGAAGTATTTCCCAAAGGAAGATCTTGCAATTCACCTGCAGTCTGAGCATGTACTATGCCAGTATTGtaagaaatatttcacaaaagaagACCTTACACGCCATCTCAAGTTTGAACATGTATGTGTCtattgcaaaaaacattttacaaaaaagGAAGATCTCAAAATTCATGTGAAGTCTGACCATGTAATTTTGTGTAATTATTGCAAGAACTATTTCATAAAGGGAGATCTTAATCGTCATCTGACGTTAGAGCATTTATGTGACTACTGCCAGAAATATTTCACGAAGGAtgatctcaaacttcatctcCAGTCTGAGCATTTAAAGGAATGTACGTGTTGCAAGAATTATTTCCCAAAGGACGATCTTGCAAGTCACATgcagtctgagcatttatgtgtgtattgTAAGAAATATTTCCCAAAGGAAGATCTCCCAAATCATCTGCAGTCTGAGCATGTACTATGCCAGTATTGtaagaaatatttcacaaaagaagacattgcaaaccatctcaagtctgagcatttatgtgtctattgccaaaaacattttacaaagaaAGATCTCAAAATTCATGTGAAGTCTGACCATGTAATTGTAATTGTGTGTGAATATTGCAAGAAGTATGTCAGAAAGGAAGATCTTCATCGTCATCTGAAGTCAGATCATTTATGTGACTACTGCCAGAAATATTTCACGAAGGATGATCTCAAaattcatctcaagtctgagcatttaaaGGAATGTACGTGTTGCAAGAAGTATTTCCCAAAGGACGATCTTGCAAGTCACACACAGTCTGAGCATGTAGTATGCCAgtag